A region of Vibrio chagasii DNA encodes the following proteins:
- a CDS encoding LysR family transcriptional regulator — MADFNWKGIDLNLLIALQALYKTNSVSKAAERCYVSQSAMSHSLQRLRKLFDDPLFERVGSKMEATERAIELSSTVDALLNTIQSEVLLSKSFDVATYKGTWKIGLTDYAEQMFGPMIFDFIKQSSPSSQVAFFNVNRTNYQNVFEEAKLDIVIGSFGEVPKLYRTKHLYTEQHVCLLDESVLDIELPISLQSFVSVEHALVSPSGELKTAVDAKLAALGYTRKVAIASSNFLTVKRLISGRKLLCIVPKLVARSGANTEGSLVAVAPPIDVPDFDIQLVYRKGKHLDDKSRHLRDVISQAVEIVIEAG, encoded by the coding sequence ATGGCTGATTTTAACTGGAAAGGAATCGACCTTAACTTATTGATAGCACTGCAAGCGTTGTACAAAACGAACAGTGTCAGTAAAGCTGCTGAGCGCTGTTATGTCAGTCAGTCTGCGATGAGCCATAGCCTTCAGCGACTTAGAAAGTTGTTTGATGATCCTCTGTTTGAGCGAGTAGGGAGCAAGATGGAGGCGACGGAGAGAGCGATAGAGTTATCCAGCACTGTCGATGCTTTGCTCAATACCATTCAATCAGAAGTACTACTTTCTAAATCGTTTGATGTAGCCACTTATAAAGGCACTTGGAAAATAGGCCTGACGGATTACGCAGAGCAGATGTTTGGTCCAATGATCTTCGACTTTATTAAGCAGTCCTCTCCAAGCTCTCAGGTGGCGTTTTTTAACGTCAATCGAACCAATTATCAAAATGTATTTGAAGAGGCGAAGTTAGACATCGTCATTGGTAGTTTCGGAGAGGTGCCAAAACTGTATCGTACGAAACATCTCTATACCGAGCAGCATGTGTGCTTGCTGGATGAGTCCGTTTTAGATATTGAACTGCCTATATCATTGCAATCCTTTGTTTCTGTAGAGCATGCACTAGTCTCGCCAAGTGGTGAGTTAAAAACTGCCGTTGATGCAAAACTTGCTGCACTGGGTTATACGCGAAAAGTTGCGATTGCATCGAGTAACTTTTTAACCGTTAAACGCCTGATTAGTGGTAGAAAGTTGTTATGTATCGTGCCTAAGTTGGTCGCGAGAAGTGGCGCAAATACAGAGGGCTCATTGGTCGCTGTTGCTCCGCCGATAGACGTTCCCGATTTCGACATACAGCTTGTTTATCGCAAGGGGAAGCATTTAGACGATAAGAGTAGGCACTTGAGAGATGTGATCTCGCAAGCGGTGGAGATTGTTATTGAGGCTGGGTAA
- a CDS encoding phosphatase PAP2 family protein, producing the protein MGSETTPSKIASQTEHSDLLSSLLFEFKRNKLILYFIAITTPLTLLTSLLVPHELVYDVYTYLEVLAIISYVSFVLWATYFYFHMLFTREQKPTIKFLNKLKTLLCPISKPISFIILMVSLNVAFSNYTFLKSLIPYFNRYAFDLDFYYLDKWLHFGFSPWEVTHYLFPGALSSLVISALYNLWFFLMWGMLLFFVIDRKNELLRNQFLLTFLSSWLVIGNVVATLLSSAGPAFFHHFESLDAYAQLMQRLESQSEYLSEQGLLPLWMLSTQDMLWENYIDGLIIKGSGISAMPSLHVTIAVLMAMTAFKLNKKLGYVAWVYTFIIQIGSVHLAWHYAVDGYVGALCVVILWHLIGYLLRRNHQSITQPQ; encoded by the coding sequence ATGGGTTCAGAAACAACGCCTTCTAAGATCGCCTCTCAGACAGAACATTCAGACTTGTTATCGTCGCTACTTTTTGAGTTTAAAAGAAATAAATTAATCTTATATTTCATTGCGATAACAACACCTCTCACCTTACTTACCAGCCTGCTAGTACCCCATGAACTCGTCTATGATGTCTACACTTACCTTGAGGTATTAGCGATCATTAGTTACGTCTCCTTTGTCTTATGGGCGACTTACTTCTACTTTCATATGCTTTTTACCAGAGAACAAAAGCCAACAATCAAATTTTTAAACAAACTCAAAACGCTTCTTTGCCCCATATCTAAGCCAATCAGTTTCATCATTTTGATGGTCTCGCTCAATGTGGCCTTTTCAAACTACACTTTTTTAAAATCCCTCATCCCATACTTTAACCGTTATGCATTTGACCTAGACTTCTACTATTTAGACAAATGGCTACACTTCGGCTTCTCTCCATGGGAAGTCACACACTACTTGTTCCCTGGGGCACTCTCTTCATTGGTGATCAGCGCGCTATACAATTTATGGTTTTTCCTTATGTGGGGCATGCTTTTATTCTTTGTCATTGATAGAAAAAACGAACTACTCCGTAACCAATTTCTGCTAACTTTCTTGAGCTCATGGTTAGTGATAGGCAACGTGGTGGCCACACTACTCTCCTCTGCTGGTCCAGCTTTCTTTCATCACTTCGAAAGCCTTGATGCTTATGCTCAGCTGATGCAGAGGTTAGAATCACAAAGCGAATACCTTTCCGAACAGGGCTTGCTGCCGCTTTGGATGCTTTCAACACAAGACATGCTCTGGGAAAACTACATTGATGGCTTAATCATTAAGGGCTCGGGAATCTCTGCCATGCCTAGCTTACATGTCACGATCGCAGTGTTGATGGCTATGACTGCATTCAAACTCAACAAAAAACTCGGATATGTGGCTTGGGTGTACACCTTCATCATTCAGATAGGTTCGGTACATTTGGCCTGGCATTACGCCGTTGATGGTTATGTGGGAGCCTTATGTGTCGTCATTCTCTGGCACTTAATCGGATACCTGCTTAGACGGAACCACCAATCAATTACCCAGCCTCAATAA
- a CDS encoding MATE family efflux transporter, whose protein sequence is MPNADSTLNKRMGIVALTWPIFIEVLLRTALNTSDVFMLSGYSDKAVSAVGVISQISFFLIIVSTMVSSGTGILIAQYNGASRDTESAQVGVASIILAIITGVLLSIFAVLGAEYFIPLYQLEAQVEQYAQEYLFISGALTFNVTIGVVLTTILRSHGYSKSPMVINMIAGVINIFGNYCALYQPFGLPVYGVQGVAIATVTSQVIGMLILIGVVRSKGIDLPVKQFKSVPKSIYQKIMKIGSMNAGEVLSYNMAQISITFFVVQMGTSSLAAFTYAQNIARLSFAFALAIGQGSQIQTGYYIGKGWIDEITSRVQRYFVVGFIASTTITCVVYLFRYEILDLFTQDPEIIALAAGLIAGSIILEAGRVFNLIFISCLKAAGDIKFPVKMGILSMWGIGVAMSYLLGVHWGYGVLGAWMAIAMDEWFRGIIMAYRWRAKKWTRFSL, encoded by the coding sequence ATGCCTAATGCTGATTCCACCCTAAACAAACGCATGGGAATCGTTGCGCTCACTTGGCCAATTTTTATCGAAGTACTGCTTCGAACAGCACTAAACACCAGTGATGTATTCATGTTATCTGGATACTCAGACAAAGCCGTGTCTGCTGTTGGTGTTATCTCTCAGATATCCTTTTTCCTAATCATCGTATCGACCATGGTCAGCAGTGGTACTGGTATTCTCATTGCCCAATACAATGGCGCCTCACGCGATACAGAAAGCGCTCAAGTTGGCGTTGCCAGTATCATATTAGCGATTATTACGGGTGTATTGCTGAGTATTTTCGCAGTGCTAGGCGCAGAGTACTTTATTCCGCTCTATCAGCTTGAAGCTCAGGTTGAGCAGTACGCACAAGAATACTTGTTCATCAGCGGTGCCCTCACTTTCAACGTCACGATTGGTGTGGTGCTTACCACTATCCTTCGCAGTCATGGTTACTCTAAATCTCCAATGGTCATCAACATGATTGCTGGTGTTATTAATATCTTCGGTAACTACTGCGCACTCTACCAACCTTTTGGCTTACCGGTATACGGCGTTCAAGGGGTAGCCATTGCAACCGTAACTAGCCAAGTGATTGGCATGCTTATCTTGATTGGGGTGGTCAGAAGTAAAGGCATAGACCTACCCGTGAAACAGTTTAAATCGGTACCGAAGTCTATCTATCAGAAGATAATGAAGATCGGCTCGATGAACGCGGGGGAAGTGCTCTCTTACAACATGGCACAGATCAGCATTACCTTCTTTGTCGTTCAAATGGGCACGTCATCACTGGCGGCATTTACCTACGCTCAGAACATCGCACGTCTCTCGTTTGCCTTTGCTTTAGCCATTGGTCAAGGTAGCCAAATTCAAACCGGTTATTACATCGGTAAAGGGTGGATCGATGAAATCACGTCACGCGTACAGCGCTACTTTGTGGTGGGTTTCATCGCTTCAACCACGATCACCTGTGTGGTTTACCTATTCCGTTATGAGATTCTCGACCTATTTACACAAGATCCTGAGATCATCGCATTAGCAGCAGGGCTGATTGCGGGGTCAATCATTCTCGAAGCCGGTCGAGTATTTAACCTTATCTTCATTTCATGCTTGAAAGCCGCTGGCGATATTAAGTTCCCAGTAAAAATGGGCATCCTCAGCATGTGGGGCATTGGGGTTGCCATGAGCTATTTGCTTGGCGTGCACTGGGGTTATGGTGTGCTTGGTGCTTGGATGGCGATCGCGATGGATGAATGGTTCCGAGGCATCATTATGGCGTATCGCTGGCGAGCAAAAAAATGGACTCGTTTCTCGCTTTAA
- the ygjK gene encoding alpha-glucosidase: MKLNKSFAAIAIGAALVVTGCASNTGSEELQANQFKNVIDRTGSPEYMRDYDFDDHQRFNPFFDLGAWHGHLLPDTAEGMGGFPGTALLTEEYINFMADNFDRLSVYKDGKKVEFTMEAYSLPGALIQTLKSDDVTVEMTLRFASNRTSLLETKITTDSPVELVWDGELLEKTHAKEGVAQTDKTIAETYPDYNRQIVATDDGLTVTFGKVRSTWDLLTSGESEYQVHKSIPTQTKVDGLTFTSTASIEESTTIYTTYSHVLTAEEAKAEQPEIKKIMANPTDFLAASEARWEGYLEMGLTNPNATPEQERVAVKAMETLNGNWRGAAGAMEFDSVTPSVTARWFSGNQTWPWDTWKQAYAMAHFNPDVAKDNIRAMFAYQIQADDPVRPWDEGYVPDLLAYNLSPERGGDGGNWNERNTKPSLAAWAVMEVYKTTSDEAWLEEMYPKLVAYHDWWLRNRDNNGNGVPEYGAARDKAHNTPEGEMYFTVVRGDKHETVVGQAALDKVIAEGNYDYIESPAQTAASWESGRDDAAAFGFIDKDQLDAYVANGGKRSDWDVEFAQNRAEDGTLLGYSLLQESVDQASYMYSDNKYLAEMADILGKEAEAKEFREKAEHLSNYINTCMFDEGTNFYYDIRIEDKPLSNGCAGKPIVERGKGPEGWSPLFNGAATQSNADAVVSVMKDTSEFNTYVPLGTAALSSPAFGPDIYWRGRVWVDQFYFGLKGMDSYGYRDDAIEMAGAFFDHADGLVQDGPIRENYNPLNGEQQGAPNFSWSAAHLYMLYNDFFTDAE, encoded by the coding sequence ATGAAACTGAACAAATCATTCGCAGCTATCGCTATTGGCGCAGCACTTGTTGTTACTGGTTGCGCATCAAATACAGGCTCTGAAGAGCTTCAAGCAAACCAATTTAAGAACGTTATCGACCGCACTGGCTCACCAGAATACATGCGTGACTATGACTTCGATGACCATCAACGCTTTAACCCGTTCTTCGACCTAGGTGCATGGCACGGTCACTTGTTACCAGACACGGCTGAAGGCATGGGTGGCTTCCCGGGAACTGCGCTGCTTACTGAAGAATACATTAACTTCATGGCTGATAACTTTGACCGCCTAAGCGTGTACAAAGATGGCAAAAAAGTTGAATTCACGATGGAAGCTTACAGCCTACCGGGCGCATTGATTCAGACCCTAAAATCTGACGATGTAACGGTAGAGATGACGCTGCGTTTTGCTTCTAACCGTACCTCTCTACTGGAGACTAAAATCACTACTGACTCGCCAGTTGAGTTAGTCTGGGACGGTGAACTGCTTGAAAAAACACACGCGAAAGAAGGCGTAGCGCAAACCGATAAAACCATTGCCGAGACATACCCTGACTACAATCGCCAAATCGTTGCAACCGATGACGGCCTAACGGTCACTTTCGGTAAGGTGCGTTCAACTTGGGATCTACTGACCTCAGGTGAGTCTGAGTACCAAGTTCATAAGTCGATTCCAACCCAAACCAAGGTCGATGGCTTAACGTTTACTTCAACTGCAAGCATTGAAGAATCAACCACCATCTACACCACATACTCACACGTGTTAACGGCAGAAGAAGCAAAAGCGGAACAGCCTGAGATCAAAAAGATCATGGCAAACCCTACCGATTTCTTAGCGGCATCTGAAGCGCGCTGGGAAGGTTACCTAGAGATGGGGTTAACCAACCCGAATGCGACGCCTGAGCAAGAGCGTGTTGCGGTAAAAGCGATGGAAACCTTAAACGGTAACTGGCGTGGCGCAGCCGGTGCGATGGAGTTTGACTCTGTAACACCTTCGGTAACGGCGCGTTGGTTCTCTGGCAACCAAACATGGCCATGGGATACATGGAAACAAGCTTACGCGATGGCGCACTTCAACCCAGACGTAGCGAAAGACAACATCCGCGCAATGTTTGCCTACCAAATTCAAGCTGACGATCCTGTTCGCCCTTGGGATGAAGGTTACGTGCCAGATCTATTGGCTTACAACCTAAGCCCAGAGCGTGGCGGTGACGGTGGTAACTGGAACGAACGTAACACCAAGCCTAGCCTAGCGGCATGGGCGGTAATGGAAGTTTACAAAACGACCAGCGATGAAGCTTGGCTAGAAGAGATGTATCCAAAGCTAGTGGCTTACCACGACTGGTGGCTACGTAACCGCGACAACAATGGCAATGGCGTTCCAGAATACGGCGCAGCGCGTGATAAAGCACACAACACTCCTGAAGGCGAAATGTACTTCACTGTGGTTCGTGGTGACAAACACGAAACCGTTGTAGGTCAAGCAGCACTGGATAAAGTGATTGCAGAAGGTAACTATGACTACATCGAGAGCCCAGCTCAAACTGCGGCATCTTGGGAATCAGGTCGTGATGATGCGGCAGCCTTTGGTTTCATCGATAAAGACCAGCTAGACGCCTACGTTGCCAACGGCGGAAAACGCAGTGATTGGGATGTTGAATTCGCCCAAAACCGTGCGGAAGACGGCACCCTGTTAGGCTACTCACTGCTACAAGAGTCCGTTGACCAAGCAAGCTACATGTACAGTGATAACAAGTACCTAGCGGAAATGGCGGACATTCTGGGCAAAGAGGCGGAAGCGAAAGAATTCCGTGAAAAGGCTGAGCACCTATCGAACTACATCAACACCTGTATGTTCGATGAAGGCACGAACTTCTACTACGACATTCGTATTGAAGATAAACCTTTATCTAATGGCTGTGCGGGTAAACCGATTGTAGAACGTGGCAAAGGCCCTGAAGGTTGGTCACCACTGTTCAATGGCGCTGCAACCCAATCAAACGCGGATGCAGTGGTCTCTGTGATGAAAGACACCTCTGAGTTCAACACCTACGTACCTCTGGGCACTGCAGCGCTATCTAGCCCTGCATTCGGCCCAGATATCTACTGGCGTGGACGTGTATGGGTAGACCAGTTCTACTTCGGTCTTAAAGGTATGGACAGCTACGGCTATCGTGATGATGCGATTGAAATGGCAGGCGCTTTCTTCGACCACGCTGATGGCTTGGTGCAAGACGGCCCTATCCGTGAGAACTACAACCCATTAAACGGTGAGCAGCAAGGTGCGCCAAACTTCTCTTGGAGTGCAGCTCACTTGTACATGCTTTACAACGATTTCTTTACTGACGCAGAGTAA
- a CDS encoding amino acid permease — MSDNKRSTIGKFALLSMTFAAVYSFNNIINNNIEIGLSSAPMFFLATIFYFVPFCLIVAEFVSLNKDSEAGVYSWVKSSLGGRWAFISAYTYWFVNLFFFTSLLPRIIAYASYAFLGFEYIFTPMTTAILSTILFAVATHISNNGAKLLGPITSLTSSLMLLLTMSYILLSGGALIGGIEPADPITIEAMTPSFNWAFLGVITWIFMAAGGAESVAVYVNDIKGGHKSFVKVIIIAGIFIGALYSVGSILANVFVSREELKFTGGSVQVFEGLALYFGLPEILMNRFVGIVSFTAMLGSLLMWTATPVKIFFSEIPKGIFGEKTVALNKQGVPERAAWVQFFIVIPLMFIPTLASDTVQDLMSTIINMTAAASMLPPLFIMIAYLHLRLKLDHLPRDFRMGSRPVGIAAVSILISIFTVGFFASTFPTGADIMTIIFYNVGGIVIFLGYAWWKYGQYEKSLSPEERKLEAKPEPASA; from the coding sequence ATGTCCGATAATAAACGCAGTACGATAGGCAAGTTTGCCCTACTGTCTATGACCTTCGCGGCGGTATATAGCTTCAATAACATCATTAATAACAACATCGAAATCGGCCTCTCCTCGGCTCCGATGTTCTTTTTAGCAACCATCTTTTATTTTGTTCCTTTCTGTCTGATTGTTGCTGAGTTCGTATCCCTGAATAAAGACTCAGAAGCGGGTGTTTACTCATGGGTAAAAAGCTCTCTAGGAGGCCGCTGGGCGTTTATTTCAGCTTACACATACTGGTTTGTTAACCTATTCTTCTTCACATCTCTGCTGCCTAGAATCATCGCTTACGCGTCTTATGCGTTCTTAGGTTTCGAGTACATCTTCACGCCAATGACCACCGCGATATTGAGTACCATTTTGTTTGCAGTCGCGACGCACATCTCCAACAACGGCGCGAAACTATTAGGCCCTATCACCTCATTAACTTCGTCACTAATGCTGCTTCTAACCATGTCTTACATTTTACTGTCAGGCGGTGCGTTGATCGGTGGTATCGAACCAGCAGACCCAATTACCATTGAAGCAATGACCCCAAGCTTTAACTGGGCATTCCTAGGCGTCATCACTTGGATCTTCATGGCCGCTGGCGGTGCAGAGTCGGTCGCGGTTTACGTAAACGACATCAAAGGCGGTCACAAGTCTTTCGTTAAAGTAATTATCATTGCGGGTATCTTTATTGGTGCGCTGTATTCGGTGGGTTCTATCCTGGCTAACGTATTCGTATCTCGTGAAGAGCTTAAATTCACTGGTGGTTCAGTACAGGTTTTTGAAGGCTTAGCACTCTACTTCGGCTTACCTGAAATTCTTATGAATCGCTTTGTGGGCATCGTTTCTTTCACTGCGATGTTAGGCTCTCTACTGATGTGGACAGCGACACCGGTTAAGATTTTCTTCTCTGAAATTCCTAAAGGTATCTTTGGTGAGAAGACGGTCGCCCTGAACAAACAAGGCGTACCAGAGCGTGCAGCTTGGGTTCAGTTCTTCATCGTGATTCCGTTGATGTTCATCCCGACGCTAGCGTCTGACACGGTGCAAGATTTGATGAGCACCATCATCAACATGACTGCAGCTGCTTCTATGCTACCGCCACTGTTCATCATGATCGCATACCTGCACTTGCGCCTGAAACTCGATCACCTACCGCGTGATTTCCGCATGGGTTCTCGCCCTGTTGGTATCGCAGCGGTATCGATTCTTATCAGCATATTTACCGTGGGTTTCTTCGCATCAACCTTCCCAACGGGTGCTGACATCATGACCATCATCTTCTATAACGTCGGCGGCATCGTGATCTTCTTGGGTTACGCATGGTGGAAGTACGGTCAATACGAGAAAAGCTTGTCTCCAGAAGAGAGAAAGCTAGAAGCAAAACCAGAGCCTGCGAGCGCTTAA
- a CDS encoding amino acid permease, whose amino-acid sequence MSESVRGKLGKFALLSMTFAAVFNVRNIVNNNIELGLSSAPIFLLATLIYFIPFVFIIAEFVSANKNSESGMYDWLKKPLGSKAAYLGSFLYWFVNLFWFVSLLPNVIAYASYAMLGYEYAFSPLVTSVISIVLFAAATHISTKGASWLGKISEIVAYGVFALFAIYVIGALMALGGDHVPAEPITLQAMSPTINWATLGIMCWIFQAAGGAETAAAYLNDVKGGHKSFIKVIIGAGIAIGSMYAIGSLLVNVFVAREDLTYAGGMVEIFTGMAQFFNISESMTGRFVGIVLFVAMFGSMMMWTAAPVKIHFSEIPKGVYGEKTTELNEHGVPVRAAWWQFAFVFVMLVVNGFGSESVQDMMNTAINLTAGTAMLPPIFIMVAYFVFRLKHDDTPRDFRMGTRTQGMAVVSVLITIFVVSMTASAFPTGVDLVQAFFINVFMTAVFSGIAWWWISRFEKKQAGKEAKLETAKQS is encoded by the coding sequence ATGTCTGAATCTGTACGCGGTAAGTTAGGCAAATTTGCCCTGCTTTCCATGACATTTGCAGCGGTATTTAACGTTCGCAACATCGTAAACAACAACATCGAATTGGGATTAAGTTCTGCTCCTATCTTTTTGCTTGCGACCCTTATTTACTTCATTCCGTTCGTATTCATTATTGCTGAATTCGTATCAGCAAATAAAAATTCTGAGTCAGGCATGTACGACTGGCTTAAAAAACCACTCGGCTCTAAAGCGGCTTACTTAGGCTCATTTTTATACTGGTTCGTAAACCTATTCTGGTTTGTCTCTCTGCTACCAAACGTCATTGCTTATGCCTCTTACGCGATGCTAGGTTACGAATACGCCTTCTCTCCGCTAGTGACTTCTGTGATCTCGATTGTTCTGTTTGCTGCAGCAACCCACATTTCGACTAAGGGTGCGAGCTGGCTAGGCAAGATCTCTGAAATCGTGGCTTACGGTGTATTCGCACTATTCGCAATCTACGTTATCGGTGCACTAATGGCGCTAGGCGGCGACCACGTACCTGCTGAACCAATCACGCTTCAAGCTATGTCTCCGACCATTAACTGGGCGACACTGGGCATTATGTGTTGGATCTTCCAAGCAGCTGGCGGTGCAGAAACAGCGGCGGCTTACCTAAACGATGTGAAAGGTGGCCATAAGTCTTTCATTAAAGTAATCATCGGTGCGGGTATCGCTATCGGTTCTATGTACGCTATTGGCTCACTACTGGTAAACGTGTTCGTTGCTCGTGAAGACCTAACGTACGCAGGTGGTATGGTTGAAATCTTCACTGGTATGGCTCAGTTCTTCAACATCTCTGAATCTATGACAGGCCGCTTCGTTGGTATCGTTCTGTTCGTTGCTATGTTTGGTTCAATGATGATGTGGACAGCAGCACCAGTTAAAATCCACTTCTCTGAAATTCCGAAAGGCGTTTACGGTGAGAAAACAACAGAGCTAAACGAACATGGTGTTCCAGTTCGTGCAGCATGGTGGCAGTTTGCGTTCGTATTCGTGATGCTTGTGGTTAACGGCTTCGGCTCTGAATCAGTACAAGACATGATGAACACAGCAATCAACCTAACAGCTGGTACCGCAATGCTACCGCCTATTTTCATCATGGTGGCGTACTTTGTGTTCCGCTTGAAGCATGACGATACACCGCGTGATTTCCGTATGGGTACTCGCACTCAAGGTATGGCTGTGGTTTCTGTTCTGATTACTATCTTCGTTGTGAGCATGACAGCGTCAGCCTTCCCAACAGGTGTAGACCTAGTTCAAGCCTTCTTCATCAACGTATTTATGACAGCAGTATTCTCTGGCATTGCATGGTGGTGGATTTCTCGCTTTGAAAAGAAGCAAGCAGGTAAAGAAGCTAAGCTAGAAACGGCTAAGCAGTCGTAA
- a CDS encoding beta-galactosidase subunit beta, producing the protein MIVLENLEQFKVVYRDGRKWQRCVEAIENIGNIKDGVMYSIGDSLAYMIEDGVARNTENFTGNRRYFDVHYYLEGRETVEFAAKSELEQIQAYSDETDREHLMGNGETRELVEGQVAIFDNNQAYRFHGDNRVRKVVLKVTIEDGYFLNK; encoded by the coding sequence ATGATCGTTTTAGAGAACTTAGAACAATTTAAAGTCGTCTACCGCGATGGTCGTAAATGGCAACGCTGTGTAGAAGCGATTGAAAACATCGGCAACATCAAAGATGGCGTGATGTATTCAATTGGTGACTCACTGGCTTACATGATTGAAGACGGCGTGGCTCGCAACACAGAAAACTTCACCGGTAATCGTCGTTACTTCGACGTGCACTACTACCTAGAAGGCCGTGAAACGGTTGAGTTTGCTGCCAAATCAGAGCTAGAGCAGATCCAAGCTTATAGCGATGAAACCGACCGCGAACATCTAATGGGTAACGGCGAAACTCGTGAGCTAGTTGAAGGCCAAGTGGCGATCTTTGACAACAACCAGGCTTACCGTTTCCACGGTGATAACCGAGTTCGCAAAGTGGTACTGAAAGTGACCATTGAAGACGGTTACTTCCTCAATAAATAA